Genomic window (Tardiphaga sp. vice304):
GGCGGCCAGCGCTTCCAAAATTATCGTGCAAGATTTACGGTGCTGAACGTACCGACAATTACGCGGACGTGGCTAGACAGCCTGATTGCGGGCAAGCCTGAGGATGAGCTTGCGCCGGAAGCATGGCAGACGTGGATAAAGACCGGCCGTCGAAAGGCGCTGATGGCGACCCGTTCGCTGGAGTATCGCAGCAAGGGCGAACAGCTGCCAAGAGACAAGGAAGGTGAAGCCATCGTCCAGGTGATACGCGACTATTTCAAGGATACTCCGCATGCATTCGAACATTGCGCTGCTGCTGTAGCGCGTTTCATGATGCCAGACGTCGTGTCGCTGGACGTCACGCGGCCCTCTCGCGACGGCGGACGAGATGGCGTGGGCCAATTGCGCGTTGGCGCGGGGCCAAGCGGAATCCTCGTTGATTTTGCGCTGGAGGCAAAATGCTATTCGCCAAGCAACTCCGTCGGCGTCCGCGAGATGTCGCGGCTGATTTCCCGGCTTAGACACCGTCAGTTCGGTGTTCTGGTTACAACCAGCTGGGTCGATCTTCAGGCCTATAAGGAAATCAAGGAAGACCAGCATCCCATCGTCGTTGTTTCAGCTGGGGACATTGTCGATCTGCTTCGCAGAAACGGAAAAGGCAGCGCCGCGATAGTCACTACTTGGCTCGCCGAGGAATTCCCTGCAGCCACTCAGGAAATGGCCGCATCTTCCACCGACACTGTGCTTCCGATCACGCCGGCGCTCTGACAAGCGGTAAAGGCCTCCAGCGCGGGCTTGGCCTGTCTAGGGGATGGCTTCTTGTCCCACCCCCCGGCGGCGTAGCTGGCGATCGTTCTACAGATAGCCGCAACCTTCCAGTGGACCACGCCAGCCTTGTAGCCGCGCTCAGCAACCTCAAGCCAAATTGCAGCGTTGACGGTCATGCACCGCTCGATCCGCTCATAGTCGGCGACGGAATGGGATCTAGGGTGCGCGATCGCAGTTTCGTCGCCATCGGCTGCTTCTACAAAAGACAGCTCCGGCGGGAGCGGGTCGGAAAGCGATGGCAGCTTGTTCATTGTATCGAGCCAGCATTCTTCCTTCTTGAACCACTCGCTTGGATTCTTCTGGCCGGCGGACTGGCGCAGAAGCATATCGATCTGGGGAGCCCATGCCTCGACCAGCCGTTCAAGCTCGGCGCTGACAGACTGACGGGACCACAGACCGTCAAAGTCGACCCGGCCCCCGGTCTTCTGAGCAAGGCCGGAAACCACGTAGGCCGTGATCTGCGCGCCATACGCTGGAAACTTCATCGCCCGGATCTTCTTCTCGACGGCGCGATAGACAATGGCTTTCGCAACAAGTCGCTTGAACCAGGCGGTGTCCGGCGGAGGGGGCGCGCTGTCCTTCATCCGCTGCATGAAATGCTGAAAATTCTTCTGCCCACCAAGACAGACCCGGTAGGGCAGACCATCCCAGGCCGTCAGATAGCGGGCCACATCAAGCTTGCTGAGCCGTCGCTGTTTGGGTGTCTGTGCCCGGAACGTCTGCTGGTCGGACTTGCGATAGGCCGCCTTGGCCTCTGCTGCCAGGTATGAACCCCGGGCGCGTTCGTAGAACCAGCGCCCCTTGCCATCATCGAGCCACGTGTTGTTTGCCAGCGTCTCGATCAGCTGGTGCCAGGGATCGCCGGCTGAGAAGTCTGCGAGCTGGACGGTATTCTGCCGGTTTGCCGCCCGTGAGATGGAGGCCACCATCTCGCTCAGGTCGGCGCCGCCGACCTTGATGATCTTGATGGGAACGGCAACATTTTCTAGGTTGAGGCTGTCCTTGCGACGCGCCCGGTGAAGCGAGGCGGTCGTCTGGCCGCCGTTGACGATCTGCAGGCCCTTGAGCGACTTGATTGAGGGGCGCCCCGCTCGATCATTGACGATTTCAAGGTCATCAACCGTTGCGACGATGCCGTTATTGTAGGCCAGGAACATCGATGGCTGGTCGGCGATGGTGCGTCTGAGTTCTGCATTGACACTCTTTCGGCCCTGGAGACCCAGGAACGCGCGCACGTTCAGTTCGAGCAGACGCACACCGTAGCGATCATAGATGCGTGACAGCGCCTCACCGGGCAGCACTGAGAGATAGGCGTCATATTCGCCCGCCTGACTGGGAACGTGCAGACAGGCGACCGGACCCCCAGTCAGAGCTTCCAGGTCGACGGCGATGTCGGCACGTGTCTCGCCGTCGCCAAGTATCCTCTGCAGCCGTGCGATATCGTAGGTGTCAAACTCGACCTTGCGATCCCGCCAGTCGGTCGATCCGGTGGTCTTCTCGACAATACCGTTTGTGAGCAGGATGATTCTGACGCTTCCAAGCGTAGGTCCTTGAGTCTCGATGAGCCTCGCAAGGTCACTCGCGTCGCTGTTCGACGGTTCGAGCTGGGTGGCCAGCCCCTCGATTGAGGCGTTTACGAATCGGATGGCACGCTCGAAGGCACGCGTCACTTCGGCCTGGGGTACCCGGGTCGGCGGAAGGTCTTCACGATAGATTGTCGTGAAGAGCTCAAGTTTGGAACGCTCTTCGTCGTATGCGTAGCCATCAATACGGTATATCGCGTTTCTGACGCGTCCCTGCTGAAAAAGCGGGAAGGTGCCAACCAGATGACCGGCATCTTCAAGACGCTCAAGGATCAGCTCCGTGAATATTTCCTGGGAGAACGGCGCATCAGCTGACAGCGCGTCTTCGACCTCACCGGCGAGTTCTTCGGCAAATCTGGCAATGATGTCGTCAGTCACTGGCACCTCCCTGGACGAACGCATCAAGAGCGGCGGTCGCATCAGCGGCAAAGGCGGCGATGGCTCGAACTTCAAGCGTATATGTTGCTTCGGTAATGGCAATTGGCAGAGCCGCGCGGCTCAGACGAGGAAAGACTTCGGTTATGGAATAGGCGTCGATGGATCGTTGCTGGACTTTCGGTGTGAGTTGTAGCGCGACAATCAGGATGAGAATCCCGCGACAATCAGGATGAGAATGCGCCGCTGCTGGGGTGACGAAGGGAGGGCGTAGCCCGACCGGAGGCACCCCAGCAGCGGCGTGTCGGCCCGAAGGGGCCTCATTGGCGGTAACGGCGGCTGGTAAAGCATCGGCTTCTCCTTCGAGAGGACCAGTGCTTTGGCCGGCCGGCATGTCACCGATCAACAAATGAGGCTTTTCATGAGCTTGCGTCGCAACCATTCGCCAGCCGTCGCCGCTGCAAAGGCTGGTTTCAGCACCTCCGCCGCCTACCGATACGAGAAGGATCCCCGACTTCCGACCCAGAAGAAGGCGCGCCGCGCACGCCGTCGAGCCGATCCGTTCATCGACGTTTGGGAGAACGAAGTTCTGCCGATACTGAGGGCCGCCCCCGGATTGCGGCCGATCGCCGTGTTCGAGGAACTATGCCGGCGGCATCCGGAACTGGGTTCTGGAACGCGGCGGACGCTCGAGCGGCGCATTCGGGCATGGCGGGCGGTGAACGGGCCGGATCGGGAGGTGATCTTCCGTCAGGAACATCCGCCGGGTCGCATGGGGTTGTCGGACTTCACCGAGGTCGCCGATCTCGGCGTCACCATTGCGGGCCAGTTGCTGGACTGCCGGCTCTATCACTTCCGGCTGCCTTTCTCCGGCTTCGAACACGCCCATGTCGTACTCGGTGGCGAAAGTTTTGTCGCGCTGGCGGAAGGCTTGCAGAACGCGCTGTGGTCGCTGGGCGGGGTGCCGGAGCAGCACCGCAGCGACAGCCTGTCAGCCGCGTTCCGCAATCTCGGCGCTGAAGCCAAGGAGGATTTGACGACGCGCTACGAGGCGTTCTGCAGTCATTACGGCATGACGCCGACCCGCAACAATCCCGGCGTGTCGCATGAGAACGGCTCGATCGAAAGTGCGCATGGCCATCTCAAGAGAGCGCTGGCCGATGCCCTGCTGCTGCGTGCCTCTCGCGACTTCGACGATCTTGCGGCCTGGCGGGGTTTTGTCGACGAGATCGTTGGCCGCGGCAACGCGCGCAATGCCAAGCGCATCGATCAGGAGCGGACGGCGCTACAGAAACTGCCGGTCCGCAAGACCGCCGATTATGAGGAGGTCAACGTCGATGTAACGACATCAAGCGCCTTCACGTTGCGCAAGGTGTTTTACTCGGTCCCATCCCGCCTGATCGGTCACCGGCTGCGCGTACGTCTTTATGACGACCGGCTCGAATGCTTCCAGGGCGCCACGCACATCATCACCTTGCGACGCGGGCGAACCCAGCCCAACGGCAAACACGGCCACGTCATCGACTATCGCCATGTCATCCATTCGCTGCGCCGCAAACCGATGGCGCTGCTCAATCTGGTCTATCGCGACCAGTTGTTCCCCCGCCGCGTCTACGCCCGTGCGTTCGACGCCTTGCTCGCCGGCATTGGCGAAAGACCAGCCTGCCGTGCCATGGTCGGGCTTCTGGCGCTCGCACATGAACGGGCCTGCGAGGCGGAGCTCGGTGCCGTGCTGCAAGCCACGCTCGACGACGGCATCCTGCCGGATCTCAAGGCGCTGATCGAACGCTTCCGACCGAAGGGCATGGCACTACCGGTCGTCGTCGTCACGCTGCCCTCGCTCGCTATCTACGACCAGATTGCCGCGGCTGTGGGAGAAGCCGCATGAACGCGACCGTCAAGATCGACGCCGCCCGTGTCGAATTGCTGCTCAGCGAACTGCGTCTGCCCGGCATCAAGCTGATCTGGGCCGCCCTGGCGGAAACCGCCGATAAGGAAGGCTGGCCCGCCGCCCGCTTCCTGGCGGCCCTGGCTGAACAGGAGATGGTGGAGCGAAACCGTCGTCGCTTCGAGCGTCATCTGGATGAAGCCCGCCTGCCGCCGGGCAAGACCCTCGCTGCATTCGACTTCGATGCCGTGCCGATGATCTCAAAGGCGCAGGTGCAGGCTCTCGCCGCCGGTGACGCCTGGCTCGACAAGGGCGCCAATCTGTTGTGTTTTGGTCCCCCTGGCGGCGGCAAATCGCATCTGGCAGCGGCGCTCGGCATGTCCCTGATCGAAAACGGTTGGCGCGTGTTGTTCACCAGAACCACCGATCTCGTGCAAAAGCTCCAGATCGCGCGCCGCGATCTCACGCTTGAAGCGGCGATCGCCAAACTCGACAAATATCACCTGCTGATCCTCGACGATCTGGCCTATGTGACCAAGGATCAAGCGGAGACCAGCGTTCTGTTCGAGTTGATCAGCGCTCGCTACGAACGCCGCTCGATGCTGATCACCGCCAATCAGCCATTCGGTGAATGGGGAAAAATCTTCCCGGATCAAGCTATGACCCTCGCGGCGATCGACCGCCTCGTCCATCACGCCACGATCCTCGAAATGAATGTCGACAGCTATCGCCGGAAAGAGGCTCTCGACAAGGCTCGTGGAGCCGGACGACCGCCAACGCGCGCGACAATCAAAGCGTCATCCTGATTGTCGCTCCACGACAATCAACTCTACAGCACGCGATTATCGCTTGCGTTATCGTCAGGCCGCGACAATCATCCCCACGCCGCGACCGCTAAATTGCCATCCTGATTGTCGCGCTTCCCATCCAGATTGACGCGCTACAGTGAGTCTGGCTGCATCGTCATCCGGCATGAGACCGCGGCGCAGAAGTGCATTATCGAATGCACGGCGCGAAGCATCATCCGGCAGGATGCTGCTGATCGCACCGATAATGTCCCGGAGGCATCGGGCACCGGGGACTTCCACAAGCCTGACGTGGAGAAGGTCAAGCCGCCGAAGACCGGTCGTGTCCAGCTGGTCGAGCGCCGAGATCGTAATCGACGACGAGGGGCCAAGTCCCGCTTTTACTTCAAGTGCGTGACCACCGCTCTCAAAGTCATGCAGACCGTCATCGGGCGACTGCCACGTCGCCAGTCTGTACGGGTCAGCAGTGAGCAACTGCTCCAGAACAAGAAGTTCGCCTATCAGACCGATTGTCTCCGGCCGCGAAAGGCCATCGCGCCTGTCTCGAAGGAACCGTCTCCAGGCATCCAGTCTAGCAAGAAACTGTTCTAGAGCATCCGCCATCACGGCTCGCGTAGCGGCAGACACGACATCAGCGCAGATGGTGGAAAACAGGTCGCGTCTGCTGCTGTCCTCCAGAGACAGAACGAGAAACGGCCCGGACTGGTCCGGCATGGTACTCAGCCGCATCCCGCCAAGTTCAAACAAGGCCTCGGGGGCAAGGGTAGTCTGGAGCATCAGGCAAGGGGCATTGTCACTGGCGCGCATCCCGGCAAGAATATCCAGTGGCATTTCCGTCGAAATCAGCTTCGTCCGGAACTGACGCGCCAGCGACACTGTCTTCGTCAGCTCGTCCCAGGCATCATTGAGCGCTTGCAGCCAGTTCATCATGAGTCCTGGCGCTGCTCGACACTGTTGATCAGGTAGATGCGCGAATCTGCTGCATCGCTGTCCGGGAAGCTGACGACGACGCTGATGACGGGGCGATCAGTAGTCTCGACCTCAGCCTTGTCCGGATCGATAGGATAGATGATCAGAAGTCCGTTCTGCGGTCGGCCGCCCCGGACCTTGCGAATGAACCGGCCGGACGGAATGTTGGTCTCGGAATCGGGCCGGGAAGTCCTTTCCTCATTTGTCCTCGAGAGAGCCTCTTCGAATTCGGCATCAGTCAGATCGATCGCCTGATCCAGAGGGCTCAGAGTCGTACCAATAATGAATCGATTTTCCGACGTCTGCTGGCCGTTTCGCGACTTCCTGCGATTACGGAGCACGCACTTGCGCCGGCGGCCTCCAAGGTCGACCTCCTTTTCACTGCCGGTGGCGAGAAAGACGGTCCAGTCCGTCAGTTCCGGGGGCTGCATGGCCAGCTGACCATTGATGAAAACGGAAAGCTTTTTTCCATCGACCTGATCACTCTCCGGCGGAAAGGTCAGGTTCTTCAGGTACTCGGCAACTTCTCTGCCGGCTACCCCGGTCCAGAGCGTGCCATCGGCTCTCGTGTTCCCCACGCCTGGTCGGCGTGGGTTGTCGATGCCTGCACCAAGGCGTGACAGAAAGTCGTCGGAAATCGCCGCGTTGCGTTCAACAGTCACGCGGTCGCGGAACATGACCGTCTGCACCTTGCCTTCACCAGCGTAGCTGCTCTGTCGAAGCTCGGCATGTCGCTGCTTGTTTTTTGCAGTCACCTGCAGAATGTCGTGAACAGCAATCTTGAGCCCAAAGTCTTTCGGGGTTGCGTCCATCTGGGCCATTTCAAAGAACTGCGCTCGCAATTCCTTCTGAGCCGTCGCGACGTAGCGGAACCAGTCCTCCATGTCGGGCGTCGCAAACAGACGGCACAGGTCGGCAAAGCCACGGCGGTAGCCGAACCAGCGTCCCATCTGAAGGAGACTGTCGTACTGACGAGAGACACGAAGGAAATAGCTGACCGAAAGCCCTTCAAGGGTAAGGCCGCGCGAGAGTTTGTCGCCACCCACCGCAATGACCGAATAGCCGACGTCCTTGTAGGCATCGTAGTCGATGTCCGCCTTGGTCTTGCCGTTCGCCGTAATAACCTGGATCTTATCAGAGCTTTCAGCGATCTTCGCCACGACCTGATCCCAGGCCACGGGCATCGTGTTCCGCCCGTAAACTGTGGACCTGACTGCTTCCGTCGTCGGGAGATAGTCTGATTCCCATACCGCCTTGAGGCGCTGCATGGTTTCGCGATCGCCGTTGGAAATCATTGCACGCGTTTCGCGCAGATACTTCTCGACCTGACGGTGGACCTCGGTGTGAACATCGACAAAACGTGAGACATGAACGAGCATCGAATTGTGTTCAGTCTCCTGTCCTCGCGCGGCGCGAGCGGCGCAGGTCAGAAGGAAGGCGTCGACCGCATTCTCCAGACTCGGCGGAATGACATCCTGGCCATTGAAGCGCGGTCTGAGATACTTGTCGTGCGGGTCCTGTATCCAGTCCTCCGATGTCTGATCGAAGGGCCGGACCAGAGGCAGGCCTGGATTGTCCGCATCATCGTTGGTGCCGAAGACCGCGGCAGGTCCGAAGTAGTCGTCCGGTGGAGTAAGCGACACGATGAAAGTCGACGGGAAGAGGTCCGGTCCGTAGTCATTTGCCGTTCGCTCATCGTGAATGAGGATGTTTGCAAAAGGTGTTGCAGTGTAGCCCACATAGACCCTGCGATCGAATGACATGAGCAGGCGCCTGATCTCTCCGTTGACGCGCTTCGGATCGTAATCCTGCTCGAATGTGCCATCCTCAAGAATGGGCTGATCGCCGGTATCGACCGACGCCTGGTCGGACTCGTCGTCGATGACAAGAACCGGCGCTGCCTTTGCTGGCCCGGGAAGTCGTGCGATCCAGCTATTAAGATTCTCCAGGACCTTCGCATTCT
Coding sequences:
- a CDS encoding AIPR family protein, which produces MTDDIIARFAEELAGEVEDALSADAPFSQEIFTELILERLEDAGHLVGTFPLFQQGRVRNAIYRIDGYAYDEERSKLELFTTIYREDLPPTRVPQAEVTRAFERAIRFVNASIEGLATQLEPSNSDASDLARLIETQGPTLGSVRIILLTNGIVEKTTGSTDWRDRKVEFDTYDIARLQRILGDGETRADIAVDLEALTGGPVACLHVPSQAGEYDAYLSVLPGEALSRIYDRYGVRLLELNVRAFLGLQGRKSVNAELRRTIADQPSMFLAYNNGIVATVDDLEIVNDRAGRPSIKSLKGLQIVNGGQTTASLHRARRKDSLNLENVAVPIKIIKVGGADLSEMVASISRAANRQNTVQLADFSAGDPWHQLIETLANNTWLDDGKGRWFYERARGSYLAAEAKAAYRKSDQQTFRAQTPKQRRLSKLDVARYLTAWDGLPYRVCLGGQKNFQHFMQRMKDSAPPPPDTAWFKRLVAKAIVYRAVEKKIRAMKFPAYGAQITAYVVSGLAQKTGGRVDFDGLWSRQSVSAELERLVEAWAPQIDMLLRQSAGQKNPSEWFKKEECWLDTMNKLPSLSDPLPPELSFVEAADGDETAIAHPRSHSVADYERIERCMTVNAAIWLEVAERGYKAGVVHWKVAAICRTIASYAAGGWDKKPSPRQAKPALEAFTACQSAGVIGSTVSVEDAAIS
- the istB gene encoding IS21-like element helper ATPase IstB gives rise to the protein MNATVKIDAARVELLLSELRLPGIKLIWAALAETADKEGWPAARFLAALAEQEMVERNRRRFERHLDEARLPPGKTLAAFDFDAVPMISKAQVQALAAGDAWLDKGANLLCFGPPGGGKSHLAAALGMSLIENGWRVLFTRTTDLVQKLQIARRDLTLEAAIAKLDKYHLLILDDLAYVTKDQAETSVLFELISARYERRSMLITANQPFGEWGKIFPDQAMTLAAIDRLVHHATILEMNVDSYRRKEALDKARGAGRPPTRATIKASS
- a CDS encoding restriction endonuclease; this encodes MMSISGMASEAASVRTVTFDQLTTSNLYVDATYQGGRRGNMGDDPLPRLLRMDSLGGFRKRGSVAGKLQMLVLTSSMADTDWPDSLDRETGVFTYYGDNKKPGQELHKTGRDGNLILQKIFNAARSGVEGRREVPPTFLFANAGTWRDMIFLGLAVPGASDLDASEELVAIWRTAGGQRFQNYRARFTVLNVPTITRTWLDSLIAGKPEDELAPEAWQTWIKTGRRKALMATRSLEYRSKGEQLPRDKEGEAIVQVIRDYFKDTPHAFEHCAAAVARFMMPDVVSLDVTRPSRDGGRDGVGQLRVGAGPSGILVDFALEAKCYSPSNSVGVREMSRLISRLRHRQFGVLVTTSWVDLQAYKEIKEDQHPIVVVSAGDIVDLLRRNGKGSAAIVTTWLAEEFPAATQEMAASSTDTVLPITPAL
- the istA gene encoding IS21 family transposase; amino-acid sequence: MAGRHVTDQQMRLFMSLRRNHSPAVAAAKAGFSTSAAYRYEKDPRLPTQKKARRARRRADPFIDVWENEVLPILRAAPGLRPIAVFEELCRRHPELGSGTRRTLERRIRAWRAVNGPDREVIFRQEHPPGRMGLSDFTEVADLGVTIAGQLLDCRLYHFRLPFSGFEHAHVVLGGESFVALAEGLQNALWSLGGVPEQHRSDSLSAAFRNLGAEAKEDLTTRYEAFCSHYGMTPTRNNPGVSHENGSIESAHGHLKRALADALLLRASRDFDDLAAWRGFVDEIVGRGNARNAKRIDQERTALQKLPVRKTADYEEVNVDVTTSSAFTLRKVFYSVPSRLIGHRLRVRLYDDRLECFQGATHIITLRRGRTQPNGKHGHVIDYRHVIHSLRRKPMALLNLVYRDQLFPRRVYARAFDALLAGIGERPACRAMVGLLALAHERACEAELGAVLQATLDDGILPDLKALIERFRPKGMALPVVVVTLPSLAIYDQIAAAVGEAA
- a CDS encoding PD-(D/E)XK motif protein: MMNWLQALNDAWDELTKTVSLARQFRTKLISTEMPLDILAGMRASDNAPCLMLQTTLAPEALFELGGMRLSTMPDQSGPFLVLSLEDSSRRDLFSTICADVVSAATRAVMADALEQFLARLDAWRRFLRDRRDGLSRPETIGLIGELLVLEQLLTADPYRLATWQSPDDGLHDFESGGHALEVKAGLGPSSSITISALDQLDTTGLRRLDLLHVRLVEVPGARCLRDIIGAISSILPDDASRRAFDNALLRRGLMPDDDAARLTVARQSGWEARQSGWQFSGRGVGMIVAA
- a CDS encoding Z1 domain-containing protein, which produces MTDIVEALALRARKILQVQKESGEVINREGIARIVDLDAQTFTLMTRQAVTSEQKEAAERMLWTIFVTEQGPALALQDKERPAPWYLGARRQPGPFMQRYLYKLEEDGWPVESIQQLQESTARILEVMDDPKRPGSWDWRGLVVGDVQSGKTASYAGVVNRAADAGYRIIIVLAGMHKILRLQTQKRFDKDFLGYDTNPKTRVPNQPLRIIGVGNFNPQLTVDSLTMADANGDFNQRMADQFNFSPVSQPCVFIVKKNAKVLENLNSWIARLPGPAKAAPVLVIDDESDQASVDTGDQPILEDGTFEQDYDPKRVNGEIRRLLMSFDRRVYVGYTATPFANILIHDERTANDYGPDLFPSTFIVSLTPPDDYFGPAAVFGTNDDADNPGLPLVRPFDQTSEDWIQDPHDKYLRPRFNGQDVIPPSLENAVDAFLLTCAARAARGQETEHNSMLVHVSRFVDVHTEVHRQVEKYLRETRAMISNGDRETMQRLKAVWESDYLPTTEAVRSTVYGRNTMPVAWDQVVAKIAESSDKIQVITANGKTKADIDYDAYKDVGYSVIAVGGDKLSRGLTLEGLSVSYFLRVSRQYDSLLQMGRWFGYRRGFADLCRLFATPDMEDWFRYVATAQKELRAQFFEMAQMDATPKDFGLKIAVHDILQVTAKNKQRHAELRQSSYAGEGKVQTVMFRDRVTVERNAAISDDFLSRLGAGIDNPRRPGVGNTRADGTLWTGVAGREVAEYLKNLTFPPESDQVDGKKLSVFINGQLAMQPPELTDWTVFLATGSEKEVDLGGRRRKCVLRNRRKSRNGQQTSENRFIIGTTLSPLDQAIDLTDAEFEEALSRTNEERTSRPDSETNIPSGRFIRKVRGGRPQNGLLIIYPIDPDKAEVETTDRPVISVVVSFPDSDAADSRIYLINSVEQRQDS